The following proteins are encoded in a genomic region of Brachypodium distachyon strain Bd21 chromosome 1, Brachypodium_distachyon_v3.0, whole genome shotgun sequence:
- the LOC100832828 gene encoding uncharacterized protein LOC100832828: MGNVHVEAAAAAISPELGDALAKVAVFALVQGLVYLILRNSSDVFSTAKGKKRSLSFRPMRSMSVRGVLAAFSDVPVGVPDVVDGGAADRAD; encoded by the coding sequence ATGGGCAACGTTcacgtggaggcggcggcggctgcgatCTCGCCGGAGCTGGGCGACGCGCTGGCCAAGGTGGCCGTGTTCGCGCTTGTCCAGGGGCTGGTCTACCTCATCCTGCGGAACTCGTCGGACGTCTTCTCCACGGctaaggggaagaagaggtcGCTCAGCTTCCGACCCATGCGGAGCATGAGCGTCCGCGGCGTTCTGGCCGCGTTCTCTGATGTCCCCGTCGGCGTTCCCGACGTCGTCGATGGCGGTGCTGCTGACCGTGCAGACTAG